The DNA region tataaaaaaaaactttatttactaattattccATGTTGCTAATGTTTTGTTTCAATGGCACCCAGGGTTGGCAGCAGCAATCGTATCCTTGAGTACATACCCCGATCCAATTTGATCAGGTAGAATTACTAATCCGACCCATTATATATAGGGTTGAGTGCGGAATGGGTTGATCTGCAGGTTGGATAGGACGTGGATTGAAGCTCAATCCTACCGACCAATctgcactatatatatatatatatatatatatatatatatatatatactagaaaTGAGTGTCAAATAAAAAACGTTTCATTCATATAAAAAGTTTTTAACCACTAAATcaagatttttaattaaaaatttaaacacttttgtttatataaaagttaaatttatttagtgatatataaattttaaattacaaccCTAATATCTCATCAAATTATTgaacattatattttttttatgacaacAGATGATTAAAGTTGACATGTTATAAACTCAGTAAGTAGGTTAGAGttaaattttagtaaaaaaattaaaccaCATAAAATTAGGATTGAGTTTAAATCCTACCCTATCTCAATCCATTGCCACCCCTATCAGTCTACCACCCAAGCCACTAAACCAGAGTTGCAATGTGAAAAACTTCTTAGAACAACGGCAAATAATAACAACTATTAACACTAAAATATTATGCATcagataatatttaaattatcactATAAGAGAGCGCGAGTAATGATGTACCAAACTCCCAAAGCTAAAATGTTTGAAGGTTTTAATTTGCATCGTTCCTACTTACTATATGATCAAAGTGATGAtcttttatactattatatatagatatataaattttgaaattctcaCTTTCCTTAACATTTTGGGCAGTATACCATTGACCTTAActaaaataatttagtttttttaaaaaaatacctccCCACCCAAACATCCCATCGGCATTGCCATCAAGCCATGAAGAGAAGGCCACCCTGGGTGATCCCCTCTGGCATTGCCATCAAGAACAACAATTGTTATAACTAAAGTTCAAAGATTCAGCAATCAGGTAAGGTTGCTCCATGGCTTAAATGCCACACTGAAATTAGCTATTTGCTCATTTCCCATTCCCatcacatttttatttatttttttaatcaactaACACAATGTACAAATTCTACAAAAAGCCATGTAGCTTCTGTATGTAACTTCTACAATTTTTCTCTGATAACCAAGGAAAATGTTGACCCAAAAAACGAAAAGGAAATTATCAGCATGTGTACTCTTCCCTTGCTTAACCCTACAAAAGATAGAAAGATCATGTTATACTATTTAACTTTCTTTTCAACATATGTAATGCTTGGATTCTATTTAGAATTTGACTCTTTTCAAGTATTTTTAATGCGTAGATTAACTATGTTCTACGTATGTGATACGAGGCCATACCTGTCTTCTTCTGTTCTGTATGAGATACCAGGAACGTGCCATTGCGCAACACGGCAAAAGAATGCTGGCAAATTGAAGAAGTGACATCTCAAACTGCCATTCACCATTCCAAGTTAGCAACTAGTACATCATTCAATTCAAGTTCAAATTCACTACATTAGCCGGTGTCTAAACTCTAAACCTTAATCTCACTTTACCATTTCGGAGCTTGAAGCTGTTCTGTGCCTGTCCTATTATCAATTTGTCACGACACACATCGACACAAACTACTAAAGGCTTAACAATTTGGCTGAAAAGGACAAAAagcattttcttctttaatttcgtATATATCCTTCTTTTGAACTCTTTGATCTATCACTTTTGTGTACATCCTTCATCGTATCCAGATACACTGATATTTCAAAACTCATGTCAATTGGTACAacaaactatgttccaaatacttGTATATGTAAATTGACATGCTACTTACATCAAACATTCTTGATGAATCGCGCCTGGTTGCAGAGTTCGTTGTAACCATTAAGGCTTGGCGTACAAGCAAGACTATCAGCAACTGTATAAATCATCAGTCACATTAATCCTCAGCGAAAGATGATACCCGAAATAAAGAATGTAGAAAAAGCTTTATCATAACTATTTCCTTACAATGAGAGTGGCACAGCGGACGCAAGCGATGCTACTGGTTTGTGTGATAGCATATTCTTCATATTCTCTTTGCATTAAATGGTTCTCCGCTGATGTTAGAGCAACACGAAGATCTGTATTACGCTCCCATTCTTGCCTGGTATATAGAAACAAGATAAATCTTTCTGGGAAAAAAAACAGCCATTCCTATTAAAGCTATTACTACCAATAGCGCAATAGTAACGAAATTATAGAAGTGTATGAATTAAGTTCTAGCCTTCAGGGAGTGTCCATCGAGCTTTGTAACATATTAACAACATCCCTTATGAAATCTGAATGATCAAAATTTACAAGGGTACTATATTTAGGCaatgaaaatattgatgttaAGGCTAGCTAACTTCTCAGATGCTCGAATGGAAGTATgcattaaaatctttaaaataaggTGGTTAAATTTTGATTATCCTGATCATTTGGTGATCCACAAATTTTAGCACCATCATTCAAAAGTGAATTAAGGCCAACATAACTACTAGTCAGTACCAAACATTCCAAATTTATTTATGCTTTTATTTCCAATTTGTTCCGTCACTAATGGAGAGTCCAACTTCTACAATTTCGTTACCATATTCAATGAAGCTTCAAACGGCACAAGATCACTTTTCTTGCCATATTTTAGAACTAAAGAATAGCTATATGAAGAATAAGCAATCAATTCCCAGGCTTACACAACAGCTACACTGCTACAGTACTCCAGACAATAAGAAAACCTTTCAAATGCATTTGGAATGGTACACTAGTTAAAATAAGATATCTGATACAAGCTCAAACTTACCTTAGATCAATTGCTATAATGTCGTTGCTTCTGACTATTGGAAGAGAATAGTTTGGTGAAAATATCTAGAAAGAGTGAAAGATAGAGAGATCATAATTCCAATCttttaacaaagaaaaaaaaacagtgAACGAGTTAAAAACTTCAACCTGATTGCAGATTTCACATATTGTATTTCCTTTCTTGTTGCACCATTTTTGGATGCACTTCCTATGAGCAAACTGCACGCCAAGAAATAGTGAACCACCATGTTCATGATCCAGTCTCTATTTAAGACCACGAGTATCCAAAAGATATGCAAAGATTGCAACATATTGGGGAGAGTAACTAACTGAAAGCCAACTAACACTTGAAACTAATGGATTATGTGAGACACCAAAACAGCAGACTGAATGCGACGGTTAAGAAGAAACCATGTGCCTCTCCCTTGCCACACTTAAAGGCCTCATGAGAGAATGACATACAACTTTCTATTCTTTCCTTTTTCCTCCTTAAAGTGGCCACTTACACTAAATATCCCAAGACCACATAATACCAAGAACTCTCTAGGTAATTAAGGGTACCAATTCAATTCAAATGAAAGTATATAAGTATACGAGTTTAACAATTAACATGGCATAATCCACTACGAGTTGCTCACTATACCCTTCATTACTTGCTTATTACTTGAAAAACGAGAGGCTAATAATGTAATATACTATAGTATACCTTGAGAGTGCCATTACAGGAACAAGGGGCCTCCATGGAATGGATTTGATCTTCCTCTTGACATATTCTACACTCCACaaccacatcatcatcatcatcgtgaCGCTTGTAATTTGAAGAGGAAGAATTGGAGGAGGAGCAGGCTTGTTCTTGTTCTGGACCAAGTTGAATGAAGGGAGGGACATGATCATGGTGCGGCGGTGATGGTAAACAAGAGGTGGAAGGTATTATACGATCAATGCAAACAATGAAATGGTCCACCAtggttcttgttttttttttctgttgtgAGAGTCAAACTCAAAAACAGAGTGGAAGGGTTGGTGGAAATTCAAAGAAAAGAGGTGACAACACCACTCGCCTTGTTCACTGCGTTGACGGAATTTACAATGGCGTAAACtcggacaaaaaaaaaaagttgtcatCTAGTCCCTTGAATAAATTATCATTATCATCTATTaaagaccaaaataaaaaaatgatcatctattaaaattttaatatgtagcttaaattaaagtattatttttattaaaaagtattgtaatatttttgaaatcattaaTTCAATTCAGATaccaattttttagttatttaaaatttaaattgttaacaaaaatctTATTAgagaattgttttatttttattttttataaattttgtaatattatttctatttttatttcaacttcattttgatatttgtattttacaaatttaataatttttacgagttaagtttttatttataatttttatcattttttcatatttttatcaatttttaaagatttatattttaatctaataatttttattattaattattctatttctaatctagtaattcttatttatttttgaattttttaaataaaatttattttaaaactaaaattaaaaaatattttatattaatttaaaaaatttaatattatttgaattaatattaattaaaattattaatataattattttttctcttaaatatttaattttattcataatttatacttttattattaagaatttaattttaaaatcatctttACTATTGAGTCAAAATatcaattaataatataatatttttttatataaaaactaattctaTTCTagtcatatataaatataatattatattataacatTTTACTCGTGTGTTATTAATTTAAGCAAAAATTTGTATGTAGAATTAAATATTTGATCATTATATTATTTATAGGACAATTGTGTTGTTTGTAGAATGATTGTactatttgtattaaatttttaatttgtatgctcattaaaattatataatcatattgtatatttataaaaattcatGGATAACACCCTCGATGACTGcaaataaagttaaaattagattatttttaGGTAAAACACTTATATAAACCAAAAGCAGCCCAATATTACCTGAATCATCCAAAACAAAAAACGTTACTTGAATGTCTTCATGTATATATTTAGGTAAATCGAATTTACTAAATTTGATTTACGCATTTTAGTTGTAAATCGAATTAATATATATCGAATTACATGAAACACTCTATTTAAACATAAATCGAATTCATAATTCATATAATTCGATTTACTATTGCACAACATAtatatagtaaatcgaattaagttgattcgatttactacctAGACAGATTATTGACATTTActatttttaagttaattaattttaaaacataaatgtcaataaaaaaatactccaTTTGAAtccaaataaaatatcaaaaaaatcaaaataaataagaatagaAATTCAACTTTTGTGTTATAGGTCAAATtccaaaattttacatttttataaacttataaatttaaaaaggaataataaatgatttctaaaaatttattaaaaatcatcATTTGACTCATTAGCATCTAAATAATTATTACCGAAACTTTTAATGttgaaaaagttaatataaagtatagcCCTCCAAGGTGATATAGGagttaaaacttaaattttttcaaaatctgaaATAACAGATAGTTTATACATTATAAAATGaccaactatatttatacaatatgtaaaTTGAGAAATAATTAAAGTGACCAACTATGTATATTTAGGAATAATCTTAGCATACAAGCGATTGGGTCTTACAAGTGTTACAAGTCCTGATCTTACTAACACCCTAAACGCGCTCCAATTGTCACGTAATAGTCACGCGCTATATAATAGAATATTAATTCAATCAAAATCAATTAACGCTCGAATATTTCTCTTccaattttcaaaagattttgttACCTTCTTCGAATATCTTGCCAGGTTTCTTCGTTCTCCTTCTTGCGTTCTTCCCTTATCTTTTCGATTGTTCTTTCTTCTGTGTTTATCACTGTTTTGTTCTTCGTCATTCACCTGAGTTTTTCTTATTGTAATGCTAGCTTCGTTTTATTTCGATTTTCTAGTttctgaaatcaaattttgaactcgttttgaagataatggatgattcaatcTCAGATTGTTAGCTCAATCAGGACAaagtggattttgaatttgaatcgaaCGAAgtccctgaggtttgatttagttTCAGCTAATTATGATTGTCtagctgaataattcgtgaacatagactgtgaaattaatgcgtgaacataatctgtggattgaatctaatgtattagttttgattaattatctgtaatttatagcagacgcttgggtgtagatcagaactttttgggtgtatttttagggaggtttgggtgtattttagggaaGTTTTGATGTATTTATAGTTTAtagtttttcttgttatttttaattgacttgttgtcgttcgggtgtatATCAGGAGTCCTTGGGTGTACTTTACTTTGATTGTTAATTTTTGATGAGGTGCAGAAATTCTatagtattttcttgtttttaacaTGTTGTATTTTGCAACCCCTCTCTGTTGTTGATAAGCAGCTAGTTCCCAAGGTTGGAATGACTTTTAAAAATCTTAATGATGCTGTAAAATTTTACAAGGACTATGCCAAGGCTataggtttttctacaagagttcggagcacaaataaaaagggaaacaaaattaagaatcaattggtCACATGTAGCAGatagggaaaatggaaatctaaaatatctccgaccgagaagacaaaTCCTACAGCTCGTGTaaattgtcctgcaagaatttatatacacacattgaaggatgttggtgcttggatcatttcgaaGGTTGTGATGCATCATTCACACTCTTGCTGTCCAACTCAAGCaaagatgctcaaacagcacagggaactaagcatgtccgttcgtcgtacaatagagaataacgaggaggctggtatcagaccaagcaaaacattCCAATCATTCGTTGTGGCAGctgggggtcaccgcgagttaaattttattaaaaaggatgtgaggaattacatcacGAGAGAAGTACGGAATGTTtcggaacaagaagatgcaaaggaattcgggaaatatttattaagaatgaaagagaagaatcagaatttcttttttgagcttgaactcgAGGATGATCAATCAATTAAgttggctttttgggccgatgcaagaagcagagctgcctttgagtatttcagagatgttatttcatttgacaccacctgcaatacaaacaggtaataaaCTGTCcatgtttatgatgctaaattaatgttgttttatgaatctgcagcagaggtgtatattggatgTTTTTGGGTGTATAAAATCATTTTTTGGGTGTATGTAATGATATTTTAAtctgcactatggtaatttgtttccagtataatttggtttgtggttcttttgtcggagtgaatcaccacggtcagtcaacacttcttggatgctctttgatgaaaaacgaagaaattaaatcattcaaatggttatttcaatgttggcttcgtttAATGGAAGAAAATGCTCCAAAAGGGATTCTCATcgatcaatgcgcatcaatggaaagggctttagaggcttgtatgccaacaacaattcaccgttggtgtatttggaaCATCATGAAAAAGATTCCAAgaaaattaaacgggtacaagggacatgcagaaattgaacaagaaatgagccaagttgtttggaactctcatagtaaagactcatttgataggaattggaatgattttctattgaattttggtcttgtggacaacaagtagcTGTCAGGTAATGTTGTTTAAAATTtacagcagaggtgtaaattgcatgtttttcaggtgtatttatagtctgttcttgggtgtattttgcagatctttatgaagaccgtcatatatgggttccaatctatctggatcaccacttctgggcagggatgagaagcacacaaaggagcgagagcatgcatgcaATTTTTAACAAGTTTACTACCTGGAACAGCTTGCTTATTCAATTTGtcaaataatatgataattgcctcggaagcagggagcaagcagagagaaaatcagatgctgcagatttttatacggtcataccgtgtgcaaccaaatcctccattgaagctcagtttcaagatgtgtacactcatcaaaagtttaggaAAGTCCAAGCACAATTTAGAGAAAAGGTGAATTGCATCACTAGATTAATGAATTCtactctaggctattcagtatacgaagttggaGACCAAGTTTTCAAATCAATATTCAataagtttgtggttacttacgactcagtagcagccgaggtaaaatatcaatgcttattattcgagtcaagagggatattgtACCGTCACGCACTAAGTGTGTTAAGTTTTGAacgagtaagccaagtgtcatcgagatatatattggaacgatggagcaagaaggtaaagaggcgacacacacacatcaagagcagccacgacgagccattgttggagccaagaagcaagaggtttgacgaattggtttttcgttcgtaAAATATTTACGAATTTGCATCAGAATTGGAGGAATTGACTGCCATTCTGCACCATGCATACGATAAGgtcatggttgagatggaagaactgaaagccaaaaggaaggggacatgttcgttatctcatgaagacgccaacttggaatccattaacgagcttcaaagccctccaaggattcgaacaaggggacgtccaaaaaataggctaggttcaaagttggacaaacagattgcaaatgccttaaagaagaagaaaacaaaagatctaaacgaggtaaaagtgatgttctttaaagttgtggtgattgattttaattttcttcttaatatttttgctaatatgtgagtttattaTATCCAGTTAAACCTCTTTGATGCTGCATCTGTGGTGCATCCAAATttcagccaatatcaaggacgtgttatgaattatcagttcaggaaACCAGTAGCAGTAGATAgttttttgggtgtatagttacatAATATGGTTATAAACCATAGTTTTTCTTAGGTGTATTTCTGATTTTTTATTGTGCTtgacattttacatatatatacatatatttcagAATCTGCTATTtatgttataaattattatttttttattatggtttagggtttagggttttaggttttagggtttagcgtttaggttttagggtttaggattttagggtttaggggcttaggatttagggttttaggggtttagggatAAAGCATTAGGGGGATAGAAGACCGGTGTATATCTTAATTTCCTTGGGTGTAAATGAGATATTATGGGTGTAAAATCAATGATAAGGGGATAGAGGTTTgggtgttgatgagcggataatttatacgctttttggcattgtttttagtatgtttttagtatgttttagttagtttttagtatatttttattagtttttagttaaaattcacttttttgggctttactatgagtttgtgtgtttttctttgatttcaggtattttctggctgaaattgagggacctgagcaaaaatctgattcagaggctcaaaaggactgcagatgctgttggattctgacactcatcatcattctcacctatgaacgtgtgcctgacaaccacctccgttctaccttagattgagtagatatctcttggattccttaatcagaatcttcgtggtataagctagaattaatggcggcattcaagagaatccggaagatctaaaccttgtatgtggtattctgagtaggattcaaggattgaatgactgtcacgagcttcaaactcctgagggctgggcgttagtgacaaacgcaaaagaatcattggattctattccaacccgattgagaaccgacagatgattagccgtgccgtgacagggcgcgttgaacattttcactgagaggatggcaggtagccattgacaacggtgaaaccctacatacagcttgccatggaaggagtctcgcgtgcttgaagaagaagacagtaggaaagcagagattcagaagatagagcatctccgaaacctcatcctgttctccattactgcaaaataagtacttatttcatgttcttttactttttataatcaaccctgataattattgatatcctgactaagagttacaagataaccatagcttgcttcaagtcaacaatctccgtggtatcgacccttattcacgtaaggtattacttggacgacccagtgcacttgttggttagttgtgcgggattgcaaaagtgtgattgcaatttcgtgcaccaggtgtatattcaactttctttgggtgtaaaatgtcaggttatgggtgtatatttgatttgatgttgTCCTTCATACTATAGTACCTATAATTCaaacattttgaatacagcagagagagtttaataatggaaatttttttttacttataattGTCAAATTTTTACAGCATTTGTTCAATTTCTTAAAAGACTATATAACAGTAACAGTTAAATTAATCAGTGTCAATGTCATTAGAGTGATAGAGTCTAtctgacaatatggactcaataacaatgaggatggcctggacagtcttattgcttcacttcccctaatggcttcagctttgtcttgattcatttcatggaatagaatccgagaagcatattctactctatagtggtccacctcgtcTTGAagtttaaaagaattttttttttaatcaactaTGTTAATTTAGTAAGGTAATATAGATTTATATAGTTTTTAAACACAATTACCTGGGTCCAGTTGTCCCACTCATACTTCTCCCTTTTAACGTTTTCGAGCTGAATTatctcaagccacttcattacaTAAATAGTACAATCATagctgaaaaacaagaaaaaaaattaggaaattACATTTGGTAAAGTTTAATTTTCAGATTAAAATATTTATACCTTGTCTTTTGGCCTGAGATTTTAGTGTAGGGTGTATGAATTTTCTGATCGTTTTTCTTCAAAGGTTCCCCCCAGCATATACTCTCATTCTTAAAATTACATGTCccttaaaacacaaaacaaattaataatatatgaataattttaataaaggaTTATAAACAAAGGACCACAAACCTACACCTTATATTgaatagaaatacacccaaatattaaaATACAGAACACAGAATCTACTTACAACAAATATATTTATGGCCTTTCTTTCATCGGCTGGACAAGTCTTGTGATATGGGTCTAGTACAAAAGTTCTTTTCTTCTTTGTATCAGCcacccataaccaccaatgtTGTGAATggcaaacaggtgcaaaaatATGAATATGTCCACATTAAACagtgttttaatttatttgccaCATAACTAAAGAATGGTAATAAgaagttttagaaaaaaaaacttacataaGGATGCGATGCTAATTTTTTAAGGTCCAAGAAGGGTataaacattgggtagtcttccaTCCTAAATGGCTTATTGTTTTTAGGCTGCAAGAATACCCCATCTGAATGATTTGCAAGGGCCATGTTCTGCAACAATTGTGAAAAATCAAATGAgtatagaaaatacacccaaacaaatACAGAAAATATACCCAATTGAatgcagaaaatacacccaaaggaatgcagaaaatacacccaaatgagtGCAAAAGATACGCCGAAacgattacagaaaatacacccaaacgaataaacaaaatacacccaggATTTGTTGCAGTACAACTTACCATAATAtcaggggggagacagtatacttcttcttgaaaccttttaatcttttgctggttaaggatgaggcacatTGCAGACATAATCTACAAATAAAAGCCCAAATCAATTTTACATAAATCGATATTTCAATTACATTTCATGATaaaatcattaatgttattctaatattacctcagcTTCTATATGTGTATCAGCTTGGAGATATGCGAAGTGGAGTTTTGACAAAATGTATTTATCTTGGGCATTGAGTGTGCACACATTGTCATACTCATTAGTATTTCTATCTGCGTATGTTTTGACACGTGTGGCCCAAATGTAGCATTTCCCTTTTATTTCAGCAGTCATTTCATTTGTCCTTGCAGGagtttcaaatttttcaaaactttgTTCACCACTTTGTTTATGAATAGGCGGAGTTTTATCTTCTGTTTTCACCCCCAGTGCGTGCAATTTTTTCCACCAGCTCCCCTAACTGTTCTATTAGTTTTGGTGTTTCAGGAGTTTTCGCCCTCTCCCCCTCTTGCGTTGCTGCACCCTCTTGCGTTGCCgcttcttcttggcttgaatcagtcaagccGAGGCTAAATGATGGCATCGGACCTTCTTTAGGAATGTACGATGTTGTCTGTGCCATCATTATAAGTGTAGCAGCATCATCTTCTGGGGCTGAATTACTGTGTGACGAGATATAACATATTATAAGAGTAAGAATAGATGAATgatattgaaaacaaaattttaatatgCTGAACTTACACTTTAGATGGAGCTGGTGGAAGCGTGGGTGTGCTTTCTTCAATTGTTGGCGGTGGTTCTAGAGTGTTGCAGGGTTACAAAACAAATACAACCaaagattacagaaaatacagaaaatacacccaaatgaatacaaACAATACACCCAAGTGAATACAAAAAATACAGACAAATGATTACAGAAAGTAGACCCAaatgaatacagaaaatacacccaaacaaatacaaaaaatacacccaaataaaaatagaaaatacacccaaatgaaaacagaaaatacacccaaacaaaaaacaaatacACCCCAAGATTAGTCCTTACCTTTTTGTAGTTTCTTTATTAATTTCTGGCATAGGGGTTGGTTCAATTTCTGgcacagtggttgtttgggacaGTGGTAGACAAATTTGAATcagaactctaaacaagaagaaaaataaaaggttaaCAAAGCTCGTGAAAATAAAATGGTTATAAGATTGAAATTTTCTTGGGAAACTGACATTGAAAGTGCTTCAGTTTGTGACTGTGTCTCTACCCGCACAACCATCATGTTCTCTTCAGCTGGCTCGTTGGTTGACTCTTCAGCTAGACTCATCCTGAAATACACCCTAAGAaagtaaaaaatacacccaaagcattcaaaaaaaaagacagactttgtttttttgagaacttacatagttCCAGTTTTGGCTTTTTTTcctgtctttttttttcttgaataaaacattaaagggctttttttctaaaaaaatatatacagaattagaagcagaagttaataaaagataaaagcaaCCAGTATTAGAAAGAGATATTACATGCTCTCCGCCGGTTTGTTTACGCTACTTTGATTTGTGTGTCCTTGAGACAAAGGATCATCACTTTCTAATTTTACGTCCGGTATTCTAAACATAGAGTAGATATTATTCAGTAAAAAGACCATACTGTTAAAGcaagataacaagattttatcaaataaaggTTCTTACGTTTCAGATGAGACATAttgaccttctgtcgatcgcaggtcagcttccTTCTCCCTGGCAAACCAGAAACAATTATTATCAAAGAAAACACCTTAAAATCGGAAATATACACCCCAATAAGACATACCCCTGTACAGcagatttttcattat from Arachis hypogaea cultivar Tifrunner chromosome 10, arahy.Tifrunner.gnm2.J5K5, whole genome shotgun sequence includes:
- the LOC112715473 gene encoding uncharacterized protein, yielding MVDHFIVCIDRIIPSTSCLPSPPHHDHVPPFIQLGPEQEQACSSSNSSSSNYKRHDDDDDVVVECRICQEEDQIHSMEAPCSCNGTLKFAHRKCIQKWCNKKGNTICEICNQIFSPNYSLPIVRSNDIIAIDLRQEWERNTDLRVALTSAENHLMQREYEEYAITQTSSIACVRCATLILLIVLLVRQALMVTTNSATRRDSSRMFDFEMSLLQFASILLPCCAMARSWYLIQNRRRQG